Proteins from a single region of Struthio camelus isolate bStrCam1 chromosome W, bStrCam1.hap1, whole genome shotgun sequence:
- the LOC104151992 gene encoding aquaporin-3 yields the protein MGRQKDVLATIEEHLRIRNKLVRQALAECLGTLILVLFGCGSVAQTMLSKGSHGGFLTVNLAFGFAVMLGILISGQVSGGHLNPAVTFAMCFLAREPWIKFPVYALAQTLGAFLGAGIVFGLYHDAIWAFGKNQLYVTGQNGTAGIFATYPSEHLNIVNGFFDQFIGTASLIVCVLAIVDPYNNPVPIGLEAFTVGFVVLVIGTSMGFNSGYAVNPARDFGPRLFTAIAGWGTEVFWTGRQWWWVPIVAPFLGAIAGVIVYQLMIGCHDEPSPPASEQETVKLANVKHKERV from the exons ATGGGGAGGCAAAAGGATGTTCTTGCTACTATCGAGGAGCACCTGAGAATCAGAAATAAGCTAGTCCGGCAAGCGCTGGCCGAGTGCCTGGGGACACTGATTCTGGTG ctGTTTGGCTGTGGGTCTGTTGCACAGACCATGCTCAGCAAAGGATCTCATGGAGGCTTCCTGACTGTTAACCTGGCCTTCGGCTTTGCGGTGATGCTTGGCATTTTGATCTCGGGACAGGTGTCAG GTGGACACTTGAACCCAGCTGTCACTTTTGCCATGTGCTTCCTGGCCCGGGAGCCCTGGATCAAGTTCCCAGTTTATGCTCTGGCCCAAACACTGGGGGCTTTCCTGGGAGCTGGCATTGTCTTTGGGCTGTACCATG ATGCTATCTGGGCTTTTGGCAAAAACCAGCTGTATGTAACAGGACAGAATGGCACTGCTGGTATCTTTGCCACCTACCCATCTGAGCATCTGAACATTGTGAATGGATTCTTTGACCAG TTCATTGGCACTGCCTCCCTGATTGTCTGTGTCTTGGCTATTGTGGATCCCTACAACAACCCTGTCCCCATAGGGTTGGAAGCTTTCACAGTTGGCTTCGTTGTCCTTGTTATTGGAACCTCCATGGGCTTCAACTCTGGCTATGCTGTCAACCCTGCCAGAGACTTTGGGCCTCGTCTCTTCAcagccattgctggctggggcaCTGAAGTGTTCTG gacTGGTAGGCAGTGGTGGTGGGTCCCAATTGTTGCTCCTTTCCTTGGTGCCATTGCAGGAGTGATAGTCTATCAGCTGATGATTGGATGTCATGAcgagccttctccacctgcctctgAGCAGGAAACAGTCAAGCTGGCTAATGTGAAGCACAAGGAAAGGGTCTGA